In Salmo salar chromosome ssa15, Ssal_v3.1, whole genome shotgun sequence, one genomic interval encodes:
- the ankef1a gene encoding ankyrin repeat and EF-hand domain-containing protein 1 translates to MKTPVAEGRLQVLQIYRLLQYVHEGDQPQIEKMVDMGVEDLINLTEPREGTGVLHLAAVANNTDMVSFLLAQGAQPNVQDKRGRTPVMLAAEMGNDGMVALLAKNYAKMNLLDAEGKGVLFYCIFPTKRHMRCLQVALHSMADVNNVSLAGTPVFLLACQRAADCSAMCLSILEQGADPNAANRMTGRTALMEAARAGAVELVRAILLRGANPNTLDKNHLHATHFAAMGGFFEVIQVLSAYSADMGVMTSEGDTPLHYAARGGFTDCCRFLAQRGCNPKQKNQEGLLPRHIAKDNGYKAVVKELKKAERIHGKYSKTGVSNPNTPWALTLHDWSHEHEAALRNAFLDESEAKDTETVSREMFISVLQKLQAPVELDQLHKVVVAHDKRREGLVNVSDFFKGLKYLQKPFTIASYGPKKKKKGGKRGKKGKKKAKSTVPMPICTIPPELIYRRDDGGPPHYMIETYQHCTDVTRFNRDHPPVHPIEDDSAWYLDKPERVYIDINYCVKTGDLESLNLAFSQGVPVDVKDRFYKTPLMTACSSGNYEVAHFLLNLGADVNVCDQFRWTPLHHACHAGQLDIMELLVERGAKVDTPALNGATPLMRAIESCRPCCVDYLIKAGAKVAAENKKEQNCLDIARAYADFRIVDLVQAKIDTLPKLKENKKGKGGKPQPKPRPATAQEKSHGPVTPAPSETVVNKAMSLKESVILHSTQIISGQVNKVDISYVPKTVWGKQTTTSQLVEKMQKKRERFSYEVDFEDFMMPFSKNIQQKSLKLTQATN, encoded by the exons ATGAAGACCCCAGTGGCTGAGGGTCGCCTGCAGGTGCTGCAGATCTACCGGCTCCTCCAGTATGTTCATGAGGGAGACCAGCCTCAGATAGAGAAGATGGTAGACATGGGTGTGGAGGACCTCATCAACCTGACAGAGCCACGGGAGGGCACCGGAGTTCTCCACCTGGCTGCTGTGGCCAACAACACAGACATGGTCAGCTTCCTGCTGGCCCAGGGCGCCCAGCCCAACGTCCAGGACAAAAGGGGACGCACCCCGGTCATGTTAGCAGCTGAGATGGGGAACGACGGCATGGTGGCCCTGCTAGCTAAGAACTACGCTAAAATGAATCTGTTGGATGCTGAGGGGAAAG GTGTGCTCTTCTACTGCATCTTCCCCACCAAGCGCCACATGCGCTGCCTGCAGGTGGCCCTACACAGCATGGCTGATGTCAACAACGTCTCGCTCGCCGGGACACCCGTGTTCCTGCTGGCGTGTCAACGTGCCGCCGACTGCTCCGCCATGTGCCTCAGCATCCTGGAGCAGGGCGCCGACCCCAACGCAGCCAATCGG ATGACAGGCCGCACTGCATTGATGGAGGCAGCCAGGGCTGGGGCTGTGGAGCTGGTCAGAGCCATCCTACTGAGGGGGGCAAACCCCAACACCCTCGACAAGAACCACCTCCATGCCACACACTTCGCTGCCATGGGGGGATTCTTTGAG GTGATCCAGGTGCTGTCTGCTTACTCAGCAGACATGGGGGTGATGACATCAGAGGGGGACACTCCTCTGCACTACGCTGCCCGAGGGGGCTTCACTGATTGCTGCAGGTTCCTAGCACAGAGAG GTTGTAACCCCAAACAAAAAAACCAGGAGGGCCTTCTACCCCGTCATATTGCCAAAGACAACGGCTATAAGGCAGTGGTAAAGGAACTCAAGAAAGCAGAGAGGATACACGGGAAGTACTCCAAAACCGGGGTGTCCAATCCCAACACTCCCTGGGCCCTGACCCTCCACGATTGGTCCCACGAGCACGAGGCCGCCCTCCGGAACGCCTTTTTGGACGAATCAGAAGCCAAGGACACGGAGACAGTCTCTAGGGAAATGTTTATATCTGTGCTGCAGAAGCTCCAGGCCCCAGTGGAACTGGACCAGCTCCATAAGGTGGTAGTGGCCCACGACAAAAGGAGAGAAGGACTAGTCAACGTCAGTGACTTCTTCAAGGGCCTCAAGTACCTCCAGAAACCATTTACCATCGCCTCTTAtggtccaaagaagaagaagaaaggaggAAAGAGGGGTAAAAAGGGCAAGAAAAAGGCTAAATCCACTGTCCCCATGCCTATTTGTACCATCCCACCTGAGCTTATATACCGGCGGGACGACGGCGGGCCGCCTCACTACATGATCGAGACGTATCAGCATTGTACTGACGTCACCCGTTTCAACCGCGACCACCCGCCAGTCCACCCGATAGAGGATGACTCCGCCTGGTACCTAGACAAGCCGGAGAGGGTCTATATCGACATCAACTACTGTGTGAAGACAGGGGACCTGGAGTCTCTGAACCtggccttcagtcagggggtccCGGTGGACGTGAAGGACCGCTTCTATAAGACCCCTCTCATGACCGCCTGCTCCAGTGGAAACTACGAGGTGGCCCACTTCCTCCTCAACTTGGG GGCTGACGTGAATGTGTGTGACCAGTTCCGTTGGACGCCACTTCACCATGCTTGTCACGCCGGACAACTAGACATAATGGAGCTGCTGGTGGAGAGGGGAGCCAAGGTGGACACGCCCGCTCTCAACGGTGCCACACCCCTCATGAGGGCCATCGAGAGCTGCAGGCCCTGCTGTGTGGACTACCTCATAAAGGCCGGGGCAAAGGTCGCTGCAGAAAACAAGAAAG AGCAAAATTGCTTGGACATCGCCCGTGCCTATGCAGACTTCAGGATTGTGGACTTGGTCCAGGCTAAGATTGATACTCTGCCCAAGCTCAAGGAGAACAAGAAAGGAAAAGGGGGTAAACCTCAACCTAAACCCAGACCTGCCACTGCCCAAGAAAAG agTCATGGTCCGGTGACCCCTGCCCCATCTGAGACGGTAGTGAATAAAGCGATGTCCCTGAAGGAGAGCGTCATTCTGCACAGCACTCAGATCATCAGCGGACAAGTCAACAAAGTGGACATCAGCTATGTGCCAAAAACG GTATGGGGCAAGCAGACCACCACCAGCCAGCTAGTAGAGAAGatgcagaagaagagagagaggttttCCTACGAGGTGGACTTTGAGGACTTTATGATGCCCTTCAGTAAGAACATCCAGCAGAAATCTCTGAAGCTGACTCAAGCTACTAACTAG